atatcggacacctaacgtttttctatcaatagaaacgtgaaaaatctcacaatttgcctgaaattttactcacgtgtggagaaaatactccggattcacaagcgcgcactgaaaatgcgatctgaggtacgcgctctagatggcggcttcgaacgcgtggggtgtcattttttccgcactcagttgcccggctcatatcgaccgaccaccccgccctctattgacaatacgtataaagcgtacttaaacgcgttttttcgacaagctgctgtttttttctagtcgtaattttttccccaataatatttgaatatattttgaatccttcgatattacttttgaaggactgtttgatgaatttgacttgattttcattaggaaacttttcatcgtaattgaaatagattagatgagtcggtttgttttttcacggtattcatttctcgtttctgcatcaactcgtacggtcgtagcgcaagcgggcgacaaaatgtttatgtcatgtgtatgtgtaacgcaCTGTGCACGATcatacaagcggcggtgacaattttgcggtcaaaatcgtcaaatttattacggaaggatacgcctctacatctaacaacgagtcagcaaaggtaggcctagttatatgtagttacacgataaaccttattcgattttgctaaatttcgataatttagagggaatacttagttgttttcgccacattttactcggtagcgtagcccagtgaagaatcgaacaccgttgcgcgtagtcccatgcgtacattttctatctgtacgcgcaatgccattataatgcgcggccggtcgttatggacccggtcggtgggttggacccctaccatacttttcgcagctattcggtactttcgaatagtgcgccctcctatgtgaaccggtgtgaggaaatcctatcgttcgattcaagctattcgcgtgccctcgaaaaagagcccgaatacccgaattaCTTCTATGTGAGCGCAGCCTtgaactttaagaacagctttgttGTGAAACACCCCAAGACCGCTGTGCGAAGCActttcgcgacagcggctgcgtgtagatCTAGTTAATAATAATCCTAACGTTAGACCAATTTCTGCAAAAGTGAAAACTATAGTCAAAGGCAAGAGTTCCATttcccaaacaaacaaattgtggTATCTGTTGATGCATGATATACAACTGATGACTAACTGCGTTCAGCTTCTATAGGTTGAAATCTCACCTTCTCTGTTGGGCTGGAATGGAAGTCGCATCATAGTGCTGATGCCACCAACTCGCGCGCCTCGCGGGAATTTCGTCCCACACAGTGGTTCGTTCAACGTCTTCCGCCCCACACCAGGCTCGGGCCCATCACTGGCGTAACTCCTCCAGAGCATACGGCCATGAAGAGTTCGAGCTTTCGCACACTGTGATAGTGAAGGCATCACCCCTTCCGAGATGCGGCGAGTGCTCAGCGTCGAACACCTCGTCACCATTTTGTAGACTTTTGAGGCAAACATCGTCTTCATTCTTATCGAAATGTGCTTCTCATCGAAAATCGTCCGGTCGGAAGCACCACTGACACTGAATGGTTAAGTTTCCCTTGAAAGTAACTGAAGGCGTTTTATTTGGTACAAGAGCGTACAAGCCTATGAGGGTCTACTCTCTCGATTTTGCGTAGTACGATGGGCAGGTGCGAGCgccattttaggaagcaaaGCGATCGATAGCGGGCGGATTTTTACGTGACCCTCAATGGAGAGGTGTCTGCATGCCTGCCTCCATTTCATTTTCTCCCTCTTTATAGGGAGGCATACAGGGTAAAAGAAGAACTTTGGACCTCATCACTGCATTTATAAGTATCATTCCTGACTAAGAACgaaatataaaagaagaaaTGCTCTTTAATATCCAACCTGTAGTCCCTCAAAATTTGAGtaacatactcgagcaggactcgaacctacgacctcctaaatcaccggacaggcgtcatctccactagacgtTTCTTGATTTGGAAGAAATAAATGGCACTTTTTCTATGTACAATTGTGCTGTAGTTCATGCTCTAATATCTTCTCATGAAGGAGAGCAACCTTTACACacactgacaaacaaacaaaccagaaacATAATTTATTTCAGCAAAGTGAAATTTAATGCACTCATCAATATTGTAAGAGTTTAccagttaaaaacaaaaatagcttAAAAAAAGACAATCCTGAACACTTTCATGTGAATTGATGGTATGAAGATAATATTTTGGAATTACAACTACCcggtactgtacatgtacttctgcTCTACACCTCTGTAAAAATGTGTAAATGGTCTATGGGAAAAAATTCCTATGGTGAGTTTCATACTAGAGCTGCCAGGGTGTCCAATAAATGTCAGTTGACAATAAATTGAATATGACTCTCAAACTGTAAAGTGACTTCACCTTCTATCAAATACTGAGGTAGGAAAGTTGATATGTTCATGTACCAAGGGCATAAGATTACCAAGAGCTACTTTCAGGCAACCAATATTTTCACTTCACTTGCCTCCAAAAGGGCAAGTATGAACAGGGAAAGTGGCTGGGCCTTGCTTGTAAATCCTTTCCTGTCCTTTGACAGCCtgtgttttttttcaattgcatTAGAAGTAGAGCTAGAATGAATGGTCTTTCATATtacagggccccatttcataaaagatgttaggattgcaactcttgctggaatggcaacttccagtagcaacagccaatcaggaagctggattcttgttgttaccatgacaattgtcatcccagcaagagttgctatcacatcaacttttatgaaacagggcccaggatgTGACATTATGACTATGATGTAGTTATCAGTATGTATTCACAATGCTGAACTTGATGATATCCCACAATTCCTCAGTAATGTTCATTATCTCATTTAAAACAGCTTTGAAACATCTCAAAACTTCTAGTATAATCCTGCTTCTTCACTGCCTTGTCATAATTTGCATACTAAAACACATACTACCGGTAGTACATAATATGAACAAGGAAAATAATGTACGGGcatgcgtgcacacacacacacacacacacacacatacacatcaatTAATATTACTGAATCTGCCAGTGCATAAATGGCACCTATGAGTTTTCACATGCCTTTACAGCAATACTGTGTCATGTACAGCAGATTGCATGCTAGATATATCAGTACACCAATGCTTTCATTGCAAACAGTATACTGTACAGTCATCTCCATGAAGAATACTACACTTATACCATAATCAGGAAATacaaatacagtggactcccattataacgaagtcctcgggaccggcagttttctttcgttataacgaaatttcgttataaccgaatgaataaacaataaaaatacatagagttgataatgttgcggccctaaattttatttcgttgtaaccggaatttcgttataaccgtgttcgttataacgggagtgcactgtagtataAAGTATGGGGATATCACACTTCATTGGCATTttggtgttaaaaaaaaaaaacacagtttcaaTATGCTGGTTAATACATTATGTATTTCAGATACAGTGAACCACaaaataatttatttcattgcACTCTACATAAAGGCATCTATGTCAAATAGGTAATGCCTTTCTTGAATAGCTCTGTACATGTAGTATTCTACTGGAGGAGCAATCAGCAGCATAATATTCATATAACATAACTTTATTGCATAACAGATCTGCATCTAAATTTCAAAGTGCAGTGTACTGGCGATTCCCATAATAACTGAATCcacgggactggcagttttctttcgtttttttttttttttttagaacagtAAAGTACATAAAGACACATAGATAATTttaagtgaaaattttgttatacatgtaattgtgCTCGTCATATCAGGTTTAAGCAGAACAGTAAGGTACATAAAGACACTTTGATAATTTTAAGAGAgaatttttgttataaattgtGCTCGTTATAATAAGAGTACGTGACACGAAGTACAATGTAGTTAGCATTGCCTGGAATATATGTTGAAGAAACTCCCAAGAAGTAacacttcatttttgttttataatatcCATCATGACAATAGCCATAAAAAATTGCCACACTAGTGACTGTGGCTTGATATGATGGACATCAGTAAAAGGGCACACTCAAACTCTCTTATACCCCTCAATGTGTCTTTGTCAGCTTTAAAAAAAGGCAGTAATGTGAGGTAGGCTCTGGATTTTGTCTTCAGGACAGAGGCATCCACAACTCTGACCTTTTTTCATGACCAATGACAGGTGACAAGTATTTCTTATCTTGCCAATGATCGAGGAAAGGAAATTACGTCTACAATTTCATTACCAAGTGATTGTCTCGATGTCATAATACTTCACCCCAGGAAGAACACACAACATCTCAAAGAGTAGATTGGCTGCTATGAGGGCGGTGGTTCCCGTCGTATCATACGGTGGTGAGACCTATGAGTGGAATCACAAAACTAATCAGGGACAATTCTTTCTAAAGCAAAGCATCAGTTCTCTCTGTAGTTATCATATTGAACAGAATTCTATGAACTCCTGCACATGTCACTCTCTTCATAAAATACATCACTTGACATTCACTCATCAttacaaatgattataaatgattacacatatttacatcacGATATTTGTTGCGGGATCATTTTCAATAAGCCTAATTTGTGCTTCTCATGATTCCACCATTATCATATTAGTATTTTGATACCATGcattcttatttgtttgtttgttttttatgcaaattttgtaaaccaattatgaaagtggaaataaatgaaatgaaatgaaatgaaatgaaaagaaatgaaatgaaaagtatACACAAAAAGTTATCATATCTCACACATTAAAGACTTGCATTTGACATACCTCCACCAAGTCGGCTCCCACAAGGTTAAGTCCTCTGCAGCCTCGCACAATCTCAAAGGCCTGGATGGTTGTCAGTCCAGCCACTTCAGGTGTACCTAGgtgtattgagaaaaaaaaaataatcacattaAAATACTGAAATACAAGCAACAGAATACAAGTatctcctgttataacaaagtcctcgggaccagcaagTTTTCAtttactacagtgcactccctaTTTTAACAAATGCTGTTATAACAAAATgcttgttacaacaaagtaaagaaTTCATTCAGTTAAGAATTTGTGTCGAAAGATTATCTATAtaaatttacatacatgtactttactgttcggctataacgaaatttctATATAACAAAagtcctgaggacttcattataatgggagtgcactgtgtaTCAAAATTTTGCTAGAGCTAaacaaatatatgtatgtatatatgtatatatatatatatatatatatatatatatatacatatatagtcCATAGATAGAAAAGAGATATTTTGTGACCTGAATTTTGGTGAATTGAAGTGAATAACCATGCTTGTTATCATGGCAGCATactgtcttttgtttttctctttaaagTGAGTATGAAACTGTGCCATAAGTAATATGATGCATGCAAATCTTCACAATTTCAATCCAAGGGGCTACactctttgcaactgattgacaaacatctcgacggaagaatttcatgaatttgaaaaagggCTACACTCTTGCTTTCATATCTTGCCATTATTGAGGGCAGGGTAATCACATACCGGTTCCTGGAGCAGCCCCAGGGTCTATGGCATCAATGTCAAATGAGAGGTAGACAGCCCCATCTCCCATAATTCCTCTCACTTCCTCCATCAGTGGAGTCAAAGATTTATGCCAACATTGGTGAGCAGGAACCACACGGAATCCCTGTGAAAAATGCACATGATCTAATTTGTTATTGTACTTCCTCCTAGAAtctttttcatgaattattatggaCCTCTCAAAATACTCCCCACAGTCTCCAAGTCAAATGTTAATTCAATAACTGTCTTGTACATTGCCACAAGAGAACTACAATGGACTCCTGTTaaaatgaagtccttgggagtggcaattttcttttgttatatcgaaattttgttataactgaacaaataaacaattaaaaaataTAGAGCAGAAAATGTTGCggtctgaatttttatttcattacaaccggaattttgttacaaccgtgttcgttataatgggagtgcactgtatcatcAACATATCATAAAAACCATACTCTAGACTACCATGAAAATGTTCAGCAGAATTGGCAATTGCTCTTTAAAACTAATGATTATAAGACGAATGACAAATGAGTACTGGCATGATAGACTGATTTCCAAGACAAGGACATGTTATATTAATATGCCTATGTACATCTCATCTTGATTTTGTCTTCTACAGTGGTACAAGTCTAGCTTCATAGTACTTATTTGGTTACTTACCATTTTTTTATGAAAGTCATAAAGTTCATTTGGGGGACTGTAGTTAGACCCTCTCAAGCCAATCTGGACCACTCGGTGACAGTCCAGACAACCCTCTTCAGCGGCTCGTCTGAATGGAGTCCCATGAGCCACTTTCTCTCCCAGCATCAAGTCTGCAACATCATCATGTGCATCAATGTGGACAAGACCAACTGGTCCATACTTTTCCTGCAAAATAGGAAAGGAACAGAAGTAACCATCACACATGACAAGATGTATATTCTGTTCTAATAATGAGCTGTGTGTAGCTTCAGTAACTTGTTGATCTTGGATTTCACCAAGGCATTTACAAGAATTTTATATCACACAGTGCATACCCactataacaaagtcctcgagatgttctgttttctttttatttcattgaaattttgttttacatatagccaaacagtaggcctacagtgcaTAAAGAAATATACATGATAATTTGGGAACCTGAAtttcgattttgttttttcgcAATGAGAATTTCATCATAACAATATGCACTGTATATGTTGGGCTACCAAACACAATTCCAATTGAGCTGTTGGTTCAAGGTTTACCTTCATGGCCTGTAGGATTGGGTAGGTTAAGGTGTGGTCTCCTCCTAGGGTTAAAGGCTTGCACCCATTGGCTATGATGTCTCGGTACTGCTGGTGAATCATCTCAACGGACTTCTTGAGGTCATAAAGGTTAAGGGTCACATCCCCGATGTCAGCTACTTGAAGTGTCTCAAAAGGGGCGGCCCCTGCAGGAAATATATTGTATCTCTGCTTTTTAAATCAGTCATTCGATAATTAAAGCAGCTTTTGGCCAACATTCACCAGACAGACATACAAcccagtggcagatccaggaggGGATGCACTGGGAGCACTCCCcatctttgttattttttttttaaacaaaagaaataaaaagaaaaaatgggggcgtatgcgcccccttttattttgtaaaggtgccccctctctatggaattcctggatctgcccctgcaaCACGTTTCTCAATCTTTGTACCTGAATATAAGTACAAAGTCATCACTAAATCATGACGAGATGATAAATAGAGTGTATTAAAGTATACATGGTGTATAGcacattaaaacaatttgccTTTTTATGGAACAATTTCTATCAGAACCACAACCTGTGaatcttttgtttcttttacagcAGAACTATCCAAGGTAGGCAAGTCACTTTCATCCAATCCATACTGAAGGATGCAAAAGTATGGAACCAAGACTACCTGAAGAAAAAATGAGGtacctgaagaaaaaaaaaaaaggtaccgAGCCGGACTGGCCAGAAAATACGATCGTCGATTGGGCAACTCAAAACGAGGCCAGTGTGAGGgagatttatttgatttgatatgatatattaattttgaattatttgcaataaaatgaaaaataatatagggtaaaatttggaaatctatagaaattttatgaatatagatttggcgtaaatattcctcgaggaatgataaacgccacataaattcaaataacaacaacaacaacatatgttTTAAAATGTTGTCTGGTATCTCACCCACATAATTACAAGGTCCAAGAACGAAGGACTCATATCGGATTTGACGTGGTCCTAGTCTAGTTCCTGTTCTGTAAGAAGTTCCAATGTCCAATGGTACTCCAACATAGCAAGCATCCAAacctgtatgtgtatgtgggaaGTGAACATAACTCCAAatccttgaaaagaaaaaaaaagagagagatagcaCTGCTAACCACAAGACAGTTGGTGAAAATGCcatcaatttgaaaatatgctttgAGGGCTCGGACTAATGATAATTACGATCACAGCACAGTCAGCATAGAAGATTTATAATGACCACTGCATTTAGATATCACTACATTTTTACAAGACACGACcaaatgaaaaaagtgaaatatttctGCAATCAAATAAAATATCTGCAATGTCATGAGGTGtaatttgttgtcttttttaagAATGCTTTCttgaatcagggaggtggatcCCACATCCCtgcttgaattaaaaaaagaccaCATACTTAGTAACCCTTGGACTCCAAACTGTGAGTCATATTTGTCATTTCACTTTGTTAGCAGTAAACCAAATATTTACAGTTGCTTAATGTCTTC
The Diadema setosum chromosome 21, eeDiaSeto1, whole genome shotgun sequence DNA segment above includes these coding regions:
- the LOC140244198 gene encoding guanidinobutyrase-like, with translation MKMFASKVYKMVTRCSTLSTRRISEGVMPSLSQCAKARTLHGRMLWRSYASDGPGPGVGRKTLNEPLCGTKFPRVGGISTMMRLPFQPNTEGLDACYVGVPLDIGTSYRTGTRLGPRQIRYESFVLGPCNYVGAAPFETLQVADIGDVTLNLYDLKKSVEMIHQQYRDIIANGCKPLTLGGDHTLTYPILQAMKEKYGPVGLVHIDAHDDVADLMLGEKVAHGTPFRRAAEEGCLDCHRVVQIGLRGSNYSPPNELYDFHKKMGFRVVPAHQCWHKSLTPLMEEVRGIMGDGAVYLSFDIDAIDPGAAPGTGTPEVAGLTTIQAFEIVRGCRGLNLVGADLVEVSPPYDTTGTTALIAANLLFEMLCVLPGVKYYDIETITW